Proteins encoded in a region of the Mycolicibacterium neoaurum genome:
- a CDS encoding YiaA/YiaB family inner membrane protein, with the protein MNAFSDTAKVTAAFALQAHIAFGVSFLGVLAGITFLPLDFWQRMFLGMSVLFLVTSAFTLAKVIRDQQESASVHARIDEARMEKLIAEHNPFTSAS; encoded by the coding sequence ATGAACGCATTCAGCGACACGGCAAAGGTCACCGCGGCTTTCGCCCTGCAGGCGCACATCGCCTTCGGAGTGAGTTTCCTCGGCGTGCTGGCCGGTATCACGTTCCTGCCCCTGGACTTCTGGCAGCGCATGTTCCTGGGAATGTCGGTGCTGTTTCTCGTCACCAGCGCCTTCACGCTGGCCAAGGTGATCCGCGATCAGCAGGAATCAGCCAGCGTGCATGCCCGCATCGATGAGGCGCGGATGGAAAAGCTGATCGCCGAACACAATCCGTTCACGTCCGCGAGCTAG
- the dinB gene encoding DNA polymerase IV — MFVSGATVLHADLDSFYASVEQRDDPSLRGKPVIVGGGVVLAASYEAKAYGVRTAMSGHQARRLCPQAIVVPPRMRAYSAASRDVFQVFHDTTPLVEPVSVDEAFLDVGGLGRVSGTPVQIAAQLRERVRVDVGLPITVGIARTKFLAKVASQEAKPDGLLLVPLDGELAFLHPLPVRRLWGVGAKTADKLHAHGIHSVADVAEHSEASLGAMVGPAMGRQLFALAHNIDRRRVTPGLRRRSVGAQRALGRSGSGMSAAEIDAVVINLVDRITRRMRASGRTGRTVVLRLRFADFGRVTRSHTMPQATAATDAVLAAARELVASAAPLIAERGLTLVGFAVSNIDRDGAAQLELPFGAPVDQGALDTAVDEVRKRFGNTSVTRGVLLGRDPGLEMPMLPD; from the coding sequence ATGTTCGTGTCCGGAGCGACCGTTCTGCACGCTGATCTCGACTCGTTCTATGCCTCCGTCGAGCAGCGCGATGATCCGAGCCTGCGCGGCAAGCCGGTCATCGTCGGCGGCGGCGTGGTGCTTGCGGCGAGTTACGAGGCCAAGGCCTACGGCGTACGCACCGCGATGAGCGGCCATCAGGCCAGACGTCTCTGCCCGCAGGCCATCGTCGTCCCGCCGCGGATGCGGGCGTACTCCGCGGCCAGCCGGGACGTCTTCCAGGTCTTCCACGACACCACGCCGCTCGTTGAACCGGTATCGGTCGACGAAGCCTTCCTCGACGTGGGCGGCCTCGGGCGGGTGTCCGGCACGCCGGTACAGATAGCCGCGCAATTGCGGGAGCGAGTGCGTGTGGATGTCGGGCTCCCCATCACCGTCGGGATCGCCCGCACGAAATTCCTGGCCAAGGTCGCCAGCCAAGAGGCCAAGCCCGACGGGCTGCTCCTCGTCCCGCTGGACGGCGAACTGGCATTCCTGCATCCGCTGCCGGTTCGCCGGCTCTGGGGTGTCGGCGCCAAGACCGCCGACAAGTTGCACGCGCACGGTATCCACTCCGTCGCCGATGTCGCCGAACACAGCGAAGCGTCCTTGGGTGCCATGGTCGGCCCAGCGATGGGCAGGCAACTATTCGCCTTGGCGCACAACATCGACCGCCGACGAGTCACCCCCGGGCTACGGCGACGCTCGGTGGGGGCACAACGGGCATTGGGACGGTCGGGCAGCGGTATGTCCGCGGCCGAGATCGATGCCGTCGTCATCAATCTCGTGGACCGAATCACCCGGCGGATGCGGGCATCGGGACGCACCGGGCGCACGGTTGTACTGCGCTTGCGGTTCGCCGATTTCGGCCGGGTGACCCGTTCACACACCATGCCGCAGGCGACCGCGGCCACCGATGCGGTGCTCGCCGCGGCGCGAGAACTGGTGGCTTCCGCCGCTCCTTTGATCGCCGAACGCGGACTGACGCTGGTCGGTTTTGCGGTGTCCAATATCGATCGCGATGGTGCCGCGCAGTTGGAGCTGCCCTTCGGCGCGCCGGTTGATCAGGGTGCGCTGGACACCGCCGTGGACGAGGTGCGCAAGCGCTTCGGCAACACCTCGGTCACCCGCGGGGTGCTGTTGGGCCGCGACCCAGGTCTGGAGATGCCGATGCTGCCGGATTGA
- a CDS encoding TetR/AcrR family transcriptional regulator: MTTASPSRGRRAARPSGDERQQAILDTASRLIEQRPFADISVDDLAKGAGISRPTFYFYFASKEAVLLSLMDPLIKRADTGFDNAMDTMPAEPHEAIRRGIEIFFSSFGSHPATARAGVEAVNTVPEFRAVWAGLMQKWIGLTAALINAERQRGAAPHTLPALDLATSLNLMNEKMMMAALAEDRPSVEHDRVVDTLTHIWLTSIYGTTP; encoded by the coding sequence GTGACCACCGCCAGCCCGAGTCGCGGACGTCGTGCCGCGCGGCCCTCCGGGGACGAACGGCAGCAGGCGATCCTTGACACCGCATCCCGGCTCATCGAGCAACGGCCCTTCGCCGATATCTCGGTCGACGACCTGGCCAAGGGCGCAGGCATCTCGCGCCCGACCTTCTACTTCTACTTCGCCTCCAAGGAGGCGGTATTGCTGTCGCTGATGGATCCGCTGATCAAACGCGCCGACACCGGTTTCGACAACGCCATGGACACCATGCCCGCCGAGCCACACGAAGCGATCCGGCGCGGTATCGAGATCTTCTTCAGCTCCTTCGGGTCGCACCCGGCCACCGCGCGCGCCGGAGTGGAGGCCGTCAACACCGTTCCCGAATTCCGGGCCGTGTGGGCCGGCCTGATGCAGAAGTGGATCGGATTGACCGCTGCGTTGATCAACGCAGAACGGCAGCGCGGTGCGGCCCCGCACACGTTGCCCGCCCTCGATCTGGCGACATCGTTGAACTTGATGAACGAGAAGATGATGATGGCAGCGCTCGCCGAGGACCGACCGTCGGTCGAACACGACCGTGTCGTGGACACCCTCACTCACATCTGGCTGACCAGCATTTACGGCACCACGCCCTGA
- a CDS encoding NAD(P)/FAD-dependent oxidoreductase, with product MNEHFDVVIVGAGISGISTAWHLQDRCPSKSYVILERRENIGGTWDLFKYPGIRSDSDMFTLGFRFKPWTSSRSIADGASIWNYINEAAVENGIDKHIRTGQRVTAADWSDADNRWTVTVEADGQEKQITASFLSVCSGYYNYDEGYSPTFAGAEDFTGKIIHPQHWPEDLDYAGKKIVVIGSGATAVTLIPSLVDGGAGHVTMLQRSPTYIGALPLEDPVAAQANKYLPKNMAHFVNRWKAIGYATGQYQIARRFPSVFKRALRQMATRRLPKDFDYDKHFSPRYNPWDERVCLAPNGDLFKTIRSGKADVVTDTIERFDETGIQLTSWQHLDADIIITATGLNMQLFGGAKPLRNGEPIDLTKSMTYKGLMLSGVPNMAITFGYTNASWTLKADLVSEFICRVLNYMDDNGFDRVEPQHPGSAVKEEPFMDFTPGYFRRAMDSLPKSGSEAPWRLKQNYFIDLRTIRYGKVDEESLLFTKHRAAVSA from the coding sequence ATGAACGAACACTTCGACGTCGTGATCGTCGGTGCCGGCATCTCGGGCATCAGCACCGCCTGGCATCTGCAGGACCGCTGTCCGTCCAAGAGCTACGTCATCCTGGAGCGCCGGGAGAACATCGGCGGTACCTGGGATCTGTTCAAGTACCCCGGTATCCGCTCCGACTCCGACATGTTCACCCTCGGATTCCGGTTCAAGCCGTGGACCTCGTCCCGGTCGATCGCCGATGGCGCGTCGATCTGGAACTACATCAACGAGGCCGCCGTCGAGAACGGCATCGACAAGCACATCCGCACCGGCCAGAGGGTCACGGCGGCGGACTGGTCCGACGCCGACAACCGGTGGACCGTGACCGTCGAGGCGGACGGTCAGGAGAAGCAGATCACCGCTTCGTTCCTCTCGGTCTGCAGTGGCTACTACAACTACGACGAGGGCTACTCGCCGACCTTCGCCGGCGCCGAGGACTTTACGGGCAAGATCATCCACCCGCAGCACTGGCCGGAGGATCTTGACTACGCGGGCAAGAAGATCGTTGTGATCGGGTCCGGAGCGACCGCGGTGACCCTCATTCCGTCGCTGGTCGACGGGGGAGCCGGTCATGTCACCATGCTGCAGCGCTCGCCTACCTACATCGGGGCCCTGCCGCTGGAGGATCCGGTGGCGGCGCAGGCCAACAAGTATCTGCCGAAGAACATGGCGCACTTCGTGAATCGCTGGAAGGCGATCGGCTACGCCACCGGCCAGTACCAGATCGCTCGGCGGTTCCCGTCGGTGTTCAAGCGCGCGCTGCGCCAGATGGCCACCCGTCGACTGCCCAAGGATTTCGACTACGACAAGCACTTCAGCCCGCGCTACAACCCTTGGGACGAGCGAGTGTGTCTGGCCCCCAACGGTGATCTGTTCAAGACCATCCGCTCCGGTAAGGCCGACGTCGTCACCGACACCATCGAGCGCTTCGACGAGACCGGAATCCAGCTGACCTCCTGGCAGCATCTGGACGCCGATATCATCATCACCGCAACCGGTTTGAACATGCAGCTATTCGGCGGCGCCAAGCCCTTGCGCAACGGCGAGCCGATCGACCTGACCAAGTCGATGACCTACAAGGGTCTGATGCTCTCGGGTGTGCCCAACATGGCGATCACCTTCGGTTACACCAATGCCTCGTGGACACTGAAGGCGGATCTGGTGTCCGAGTTCATCTGCCGGGTACTGAACTACATGGACGACAACGGATTCGACCGTGTCGAGCCCCAGCATCCCGGATCTGCGGTCAAGGAAGAGCCCTTCATGGACTTCACCCCGGGCTACTTCCGCCGGGCCATGGACTCGCTGCCCAAGTCGGGTTCGGAGGCGCCGTGGCGGCTCAAGCAGAATTACTTCATCGACCTGCGCACCATCCGGTACGGCAAGGTCGACGAGGAATCGCTGCTGTTCACCAAGCACCGCGCGGCCGTCTCGGCCTGA
- the rraA gene encoding ribonuclease E activity regulator RraA, translating to MTVQPRATADLVDEIYPDVRSCDLQMRNYGARAAFAGPITTVRCFQDNALLKSILSTPGDGGVLVVDGNGSLHTALVGDIIAGLAAENGWAGVIVHGAVRDAATLRTIDVGIKALGTNPRKGTKTGAGERDIEVSFGGVTFVPGEIAYSDEDGIVVVAGGDA from the coding sequence ATGACTGTCCAGCCCCGCGCCACGGCCGATCTGGTCGACGAGATCTACCCCGACGTCCGCAGCTGTGATCTTCAGATGCGCAATTACGGTGCACGCGCCGCGTTCGCCGGTCCGATCACCACCGTGCGGTGCTTCCAGGACAACGCGCTGTTGAAGTCGATCCTGTCGACCCCTGGCGACGGCGGGGTCCTGGTCGTCGACGGTAACGGTTCGCTGCACACCGCGCTGGTCGGCGATATCATCGCCGGGCTCGCGGCCGAGAACGGCTGGGCCGGAGTGATCGTGCACGGTGCGGTGCGGGACGCAGCGACGCTGCGCACCATCGACGTGGGCATCAAGGCGTTGGGCACCAATCCGCGCAAGGGAACGAAAACCGGTGCCGGAGAACGCGATATCGAAGTCAGCTTCGGTGGTGTGACGTTCGTTCCCGGCGAGATCGCCTATAGCGACGAGGACGGGATTGTGGTCGTCGCCGGAGGCGACGCGTAA
- a CDS encoding MerR family transcriptional regulator, which yields MDERTVGSVAALTGVSVRALHHYDHIGLVVPSVRTAAGYRGYTDADVERLHLVLVYREAGLPLDEIRVLLDDPEADELSLLHRQHALLLERAEGLQRTIKAVEELMDAHRSGIRLTAQEQVEIFGTTAFGTDYAVEAEQRWGDTDEWKQSRRRVAQLSKQDWIDIKAEGDALLADLAAAKRSGVTAGSTEADALAARHRASIERFYDCGGQMHRNLVEMYLADSRFTAYYDDVEPGLAQFVHDIVIASIME from the coding sequence ATGGACGAACGGACCGTCGGCAGCGTCGCCGCGCTCACCGGCGTCTCGGTACGCGCACTGCACCATTACGACCACATCGGCCTGGTGGTGCCCAGTGTGCGGACCGCGGCTGGATACCGCGGTTACACCGATGCCGACGTGGAGCGGTTGCACCTGGTGCTCGTGTACCGCGAGGCCGGGCTGCCGCTCGACGAGATCCGTGTCCTGCTCGACGACCCCGAGGCCGACGAGCTGTCTCTGCTGCACCGCCAGCACGCGCTGTTACTGGAGCGTGCCGAGGGTCTGCAGCGCACCATCAAGGCAGTGGAGGAACTCATGGACGCGCACCGCTCAGGCATCCGGTTGACCGCCCAGGAACAGGTCGAGATTTTCGGTACCACCGCTTTCGGCACTGATTACGCCGTCGAGGCCGAGCAGCGCTGGGGTGATACCGATGAGTGGAAGCAGTCCCGGCGACGCGTCGCCCAGCTGAGCAAGCAGGACTGGATCGACATCAAGGCCGAGGGTGACGCCCTACTGGCGGATCTGGCCGCGGCCAAGCGGTCCGGTGTCACCGCGGGATCAACGGAGGCCGACGCGTTGGCCGCCCGGCACCGTGCCTCGATCGAACGCTTCTATGACTGCGGCGGGCAGATGCACCGGAACCTGGTCGAGATGTATCTCGCCGATTCCCGATTCACCGCGTACTACGACGATGTGGAACCGGGGCTGGCGCAGTTCGTGCACGACATCGTCATCGCTAGCATCATGGAATGA
- a CDS encoding CopD family protein, with protein MSDLRRAGLGVLVATAGLVLAWALARPQLSLTIASTRMLADGSAVVVLGLAVLPYLDTARYRPELATRRSPALGMAAWLWLAAELVRLVTAAAATAAVGIGDLAVGTTVQYATATVAGRADLITVLCAIAVGAAAIAARGAAASATITGVAAVGLAARTLSGHLSESPLGGVAVTLHVLAAAVWCGLLAAMLLTIRHRGQWARLLPRFSMLSLWCVLVLIAGGIASAAVAIPLDSPSALVMTGYGRLLLAKVAVTAALMVLAWQNRRSWVPSARGHRVSAEVSSRRSGIELALMAVALTLAAALAVTG; from the coding sequence GTGAGCGATTTGCGGCGCGCCGGGCTGGGCGTCCTGGTAGCGACCGCGGGTCTGGTGCTGGCCTGGGCGCTGGCGCGTCCCCAGTTGTCCTTGACGATCGCGTCGACTCGCATGTTGGCCGATGGTTCGGCGGTGGTGGTGCTGGGCTTGGCCGTACTGCCGTATCTGGACACGGCGCGTTACCGGCCCGAGCTGGCGACGCGCAGATCGCCCGCGCTGGGCATGGCCGCGTGGTTGTGGCTGGCCGCCGAACTCGTGCGGTTGGTCACCGCGGCCGCTGCCACTGCCGCGGTGGGCATCGGCGATCTCGCGGTCGGCACGACGGTGCAGTATGCGACGGCGACCGTGGCCGGGCGCGCCGACCTGATCACGGTGCTGTGTGCCATCGCCGTCGGTGCCGCGGCGATCGCGGCGCGCGGTGCCGCGGCATCGGCGACGATCACCGGCGTTGCCGCGGTGGGCCTTGCCGCACGCACGCTGTCCGGTCACCTCTCCGAAAGCCCGCTCGGCGGCGTGGCCGTGACCCTGCACGTGCTGGCGGCGGCCGTGTGGTGTGGGTTGCTGGCTGCGATGCTGCTGACCATTCGCCATCGCGGACAGTGGGCGCGCCTGTTGCCGCGGTTCTCCATGTTGTCGCTGTGGTGTGTGCTGGTCCTGATCGCGGGAGGCATCGCGAGTGCGGCGGTGGCGATTCCACTGGATTCGCCATCGGCATTGGTGATGACGGGGTACGGGCGACTGCTACTGGCCAAGGTGGCGGTCACAGCCGCGTTGATGGTGCTGGCCTGGCAGAACCGGCGCTCATGGGTGCCGTCGGCGCGCGGGCACCGGGTGAGCGCCGAGGTCTCCAGTCGGCGCTCGGGCATCGAGCTGGCGCTCATGGCGGTGGCGCTGACATTGGCCGCCGCGCTGGCGGTCACGGGTTAG
- a CDS encoding copper resistance CopC family protein has protein sequence MIRLLAAVVAALLAVLGSSGAGVASAHAALVSSDPPADAQLAEAPSTVRATFSEDLQSAFAAMTVVGPDGNLWSTGDPRIVGPVAEVDLRPLGPAGTYTANYRVTSADGHVISGSWSFELTVARTATPGPPVDPPAPAEPAGERGLPVWPFVAGAVVLVGAGVWWSRRRRP, from the coding sequence GTGATCCGACTTCTTGCCGCCGTGGTCGCGGCGCTGCTCGCGGTCCTCGGTTCCAGCGGCGCGGGTGTCGCGTCGGCGCACGCCGCGCTGGTGTCGTCCGATCCGCCGGCCGATGCGCAGCTTGCGGAGGCTCCGAGCACGGTCCGTGCGACGTTCAGCGAGGATCTGCAGAGTGCGTTCGCGGCTATGACGGTCGTCGGTCCGGACGGCAACCTGTGGTCGACCGGGGATCCTCGCATTGTCGGGCCGGTGGCCGAGGTCGACCTGCGACCGCTCGGGCCGGCAGGCACCTACACCGCCAATTACCGGGTGACGTCGGCCGACGGGCATGTCATCAGCGGATCCTGGTCGTTCGAGCTCACCGTCGCTCGCACCGCGACTCCCGGACCGCCCGTAGACCCGCCTGCCCCCGCCGAGCCGGCGGGCGAGCGCGGCCTGCCTGTGTGGCCCTTCGTCGCCGGCGCGGTGGTGCTCGTCGGCGCCGGGGTGTGGTGGAGCCGACGCCGACGTCCGTGA
- a CDS encoding DUF6474 family protein, giving the protein MALFKRRKSRATRRAEAKAIKAKAKLEAKLAAKNDARRIKADRKAATRAVKAQLKAQHDSDRAALKVAETQLKAVREGKLLSPAKIRRALTVSRLLAPVLVPLAYRGAIAVRGLLDQRRADQLGVPLSQVGQFSGHGAALSARITGAEQAVRRVAEKNPKDAETRAFVSAINDRLTDLAAAVTAAENMPSARRRSAHAAIGDQLDGIDADILARLGLP; this is encoded by the coding sequence ATGGCCCTGTTCAAGCGACGCAAGAGCCGGGCGACACGGCGTGCCGAAGCCAAGGCGATCAAGGCGAAAGCCAAGCTCGAGGCCAAGCTGGCGGCCAAAAATGACGCCCGGCGCATCAAGGCCGACCGCAAGGCCGCGACCCGTGCGGTCAAGGCGCAGCTCAAGGCCCAACATGACAGCGACCGGGCCGCCCTGAAGGTGGCTGAAACCCAACTCAAGGCGGTTCGTGAGGGCAAGCTGCTCTCACCGGCCAAGATCCGCCGTGCGCTGACAGTGTCGCGCCTGCTGGCTCCGGTGCTGGTGCCCCTGGCGTATCGGGGCGCGATCGCGGTGCGCGGTCTGCTCGATCAACGGCGTGCGGATCAGCTGGGTGTCCCGCTGAGTCAGGTGGGCCAGTTCTCCGGCCACGGGGCCGCACTGTCGGCGCGCATCACCGGTGCCGAACAGGCCGTACGCCGAGTCGCCGAGAAGAACCCCAAGGATGCCGAGACCCGCGCATTCGTCTCCGCGATCAACGATCGCCTCACCGATCTCGCGGCGGCCGTGACCGCCGCGGAGAACATGCCGTCGGCGCGCCGCCGTTCGGCGCATGCGGCCATCGGTGACCAGCTCGACGGTATCGACGCCGATATCCTGGCCCGGCTCGGTCTGCCGTGA
- a CDS encoding DUF955 domain-containing protein, producing MPASRRVTRAVSSVLDLAPRRGEVTLPRLVEAVAEDQGRPIQIKMADLPAGVCGQWRQYADHDVFLIQKGLPAWDRTLAHELGHLVLGHAGTPVVEAALEVTELAGSDLIGYMLNQRTGCMGPAGEEAEQEAEDFAALLIYRLGRLPSDRSSIVQVRLGEAFG from the coding sequence ATGCCTGCGAGCCGTCGCGTGACCCGTGCGGTGAGTTCTGTTCTCGATCTGGCCCCGCGCCGGGGTGAGGTCACACTGCCACGGCTGGTCGAGGCGGTCGCCGAGGACCAGGGCCGCCCGATCCAGATCAAGATGGCCGATCTCCCTGCCGGAGTGTGCGGTCAATGGCGTCAGTACGCCGACCATGACGTGTTCCTGATCCAGAAGGGGTTGCCGGCCTGGGACCGGACGCTGGCCCACGAACTGGGACACCTCGTCCTCGGGCATGCCGGTACGCCGGTCGTCGAGGCCGCCCTGGAGGTCACCGAGCTCGCAGGTTCGGATCTCATCGGCTACATGCTGAATCAGCGCACCGGCTGCATGGGACCGGCGGGCGAGGAGGCCGAGCAGGAGGCCGAGGATTTCGCCGCGTTGCTGATCTACCGGCTGGGCCGATTGCCCTCGGATCGATCATCGATCGTGCAGGTGCGGCTCGGGGAGGCGTTTGGTTGA
- a CDS encoding helix-turn-helix transcriptional regulator, producing the protein MSKTFAARLNRLFDTVYPPGRGPHTSAEVIGALKAEGVTMSAPYLSQLRSGNRTNPSATTMTALANFFRIKPAYFTDDEYYEKLDKELTWLANMRDEGVRRIAARTVGLSPESQQDLAQKVDELRRRENLDG; encoded by the coding sequence ATGAGCAAGACGTTCGCCGCCCGATTGAACCGCCTGTTCGATACGGTTTACCCTCCGGGCCGGGGACCTCATACGTCTGCCGAGGTGATCGGCGCGCTGAAGGCCGAGGGCGTCACGATGTCCGCTCCGTACCTCTCCCAGCTGCGTTCGGGCAACCGGACCAACCCGTCGGCCACCACGATGACCGCCCTGGCCAACTTCTTCCGCATCAAGCCCGCCTACTTCACCGACGACGAGTACTACGAGAAGCTCGACAAGGAGCTGACCTGGCTGGCCAACATGCGCGACGAGGGCGTGCGCCGCATCGCCGCACGCACCGTCGGCCTCTCGCCGGAGTCGCAGCAGGATCTCGCGCAGAAGGTCGACGAGCTGCGTCGCCGGGAGAACCTCGACGGCTGA
- a CDS encoding peptidase: MDTGAGKAIEIAPFHSRGTLKGFVVSGRWPDSTKEWAQLLIVAVRVASLPGLLSTTTIFGVREELPDQPEPGTVGLVLAEGPVVGESALPPGFFADHQPPALLMLHPPSETTPSLPECAGAASGCVLLPGLPHLGLEHRAAWVEAESDGTITSMVSRVGVDPISHPDTAIMAMLLAA; encoded by the coding sequence ATGGACACCGGTGCCGGTAAGGCGATCGAAATTGCCCCATTCCATTCGCGGGGCACACTCAAAGGCTTCGTGGTGTCGGGCCGGTGGCCGGATTCCACGAAGGAGTGGGCCCAACTGCTCATCGTCGCCGTTCGGGTGGCGTCACTGCCCGGCTTGTTGTCGACCACGACGATCTTCGGTGTCCGAGAGGAACTTCCCGACCAGCCCGAGCCCGGCACGGTGGGGCTCGTCCTCGCCGAGGGGCCGGTAGTTGGGGAATCGGCACTACCGCCCGGGTTCTTCGCCGATCACCAACCGCCCGCACTGTTGATGCTGCATCCGCCTTCGGAGACGACGCCGTCGCTGCCCGAGTGTGCCGGAGCGGCCTCCGGGTGCGTCCTGCTGCCCGGGCTTCCACATCTCGGCCTCGAACACCGCGCGGCGTGGGTGGAAGCGGAATCCGATGGCACCATCACCTCGATGGTCAGCAGGGTGGGCGTCGATCCGATCAGTCATCCGGACACCGCCATCATGGCGATGCTGCTCGCGGCGTGA
- a CDS encoding superoxide dismutase — MAEYTLPDLDYDYGALEPHISGQINELHHSKHHATYVKGVNDAVAKLEEARANDDQSAIFLNEKNLAFHLGGHVNHSIWWKNLSPNGGDKPEGELAAAIDDQFGSFDKFRAQFTAAANGLQGSGWAVLGYDSLGQRLLTFQLYDQQANVPLGIIPLLQVDMWEHAFYLQYKNVKADYVKAFWNVVNWADVQDRYARATTKTGGLIFG, encoded by the coding sequence GTGGCTGAATACACCCTGCCCGACCTCGATTACGACTACGGCGCCCTGGAACCCCACATCTCCGGCCAGATCAACGAACTGCACCACAGCAAGCACCACGCCACCTACGTCAAGGGTGTCAACGACGCCGTGGCCAAGCTCGAAGAAGCTCGCGCCAACGACGACCAGTCCGCGATCTTCCTCAACGAGAAGAACCTCGCCTTCCACCTCGGCGGTCACGTCAACCACAGCATCTGGTGGAAGAACCTCTCCCCCAACGGCGGCGACAAGCCCGAAGGCGAACTGGCCGCCGCCATCGACGACCAGTTCGGCAGCTTCGACAAGTTCCGCGCCCAGTTCACCGCCGCGGCCAACGGCCTGCAGGGCTCCGGCTGGGCCGTCCTGGGCTATGACAGCCTCGGACAGCGCCTGCTGACCTTCCAGCTCTACGACCAGCAGGCCAACGTCCCGCTGGGCATCATCCCGCTGCTGCAGGTCGACATGTGGGAGCACGCCTTCTACCTGCAGTACAAGAACGTCAAGGCCGACTACGTCAAGGCCTTCTGGAACGTCGTCAACTGGGCCGACGTCCAAGACCGCTACGCACGCGCCACCACAAAGACCGGCGGCCTCATCTTCGGGTAA
- a CDS encoding rhodanese-like domain-containing protein — protein sequence MSDGDVQQIEVGQLPAEFGADTVLLDVREDDEWQSGHIAGAQHIPMGDVPTRIDEIDRDATLYVICHAGGRSQRVAQYLARNGFDPINVAGGMLSWVQAGRPVNSGS from the coding sequence ATGTCTGACGGAGATGTGCAGCAGATCGAGGTCGGCCAACTGCCGGCGGAGTTCGGGGCGGACACTGTGTTGCTCGATGTGCGCGAGGATGACGAATGGCAGAGCGGGCATATCGCCGGCGCGCAGCACATCCCGATGGGCGACGTGCCCACGCGGATCGACGAGATCGACCGCGACGCCACCCTCTACGTCATCTGCCACGCGGGCGGGCGCTCGCAGCGAGTGGCCCAATATCTGGCCCGCAACGGGTTCGACCCGATCAATGTCGCCGGTGGCATGTTGTCCTGGGTACAGGCGGGCCGCCCGGTCAACTCGGGGTCGTAG
- a CDS encoding DUF4328 domain-containing protein: MTTLILLAAAAVLHMLRYALMLYNRGALLNPFVAGFATWVPVAASAFAFFGVLASALILTNWLIARRAAAFSHQGAEDPRSPGRLWVGCMVPPINLVMAPVYVVELARLERRRGLRIVSWWITWFVSYVVSIASIVTTILTVFYTDAQRIADNTVITTIAYLVALATLLLVWQVYQGFERTPVDRPAHRWVMVAAEPPKSSETTGPSAESVPAVEAEDRNPAA, encoded by the coding sequence GTGACCACGCTGATCTTGCTGGCTGCGGCCGCTGTGCTGCACATGCTGCGATATGCGTTGATGCTCTATAACCGGGGTGCTCTGCTCAACCCGTTCGTCGCGGGCTTCGCCACGTGGGTGCCCGTGGCGGCGAGCGCATTCGCCTTTTTCGGGGTGCTGGCCAGCGCGCTGATCTTGACCAATTGGCTGATCGCGCGGCGGGCAGCGGCTTTCTCCCACCAGGGGGCCGAGGATCCCCGTAGTCCGGGCCGGTTGTGGGTCGGTTGTATGGTTCCGCCGATCAACCTGGTGATGGCTCCGGTGTATGTCGTCGAGCTCGCCCGGCTGGAACGTCGGCGCGGTCTGCGGATCGTCAGTTGGTGGATAACGTGGTTCGTCAGCTACGTCGTATCCATCGCCTCGATCGTCACCACGATCCTCACGGTCTTCTATACCGACGCCCAGCGCATCGCCGACAACACGGTCATCACGACGATCGCCTACCTGGTGGCGCTGGCTACCTTGCTGCTGGTGTGGCAGGTGTATCAGGGCTTCGAGCGCACGCCGGTGGATCGCCCCGCGCATCGCTGGGTCATGGTCGCGGCGGAGCCGCCGAAGTCTTCCGAGACCACCGGGCCTTCGGCCGAATCGGTCCCTGCGGTTGAGGCCGAAGACCGAAACCCGGCAGCATAG